One Prodigiosinella aquatilis DNA window includes the following coding sequences:
- a CDS encoding tail protein X, which translates to MFLEHVTRDGERWDALAWQYYGDPLGYPRIIAANPHVAITPVLPSGLLLLIPVIEATDASTEEDIAPWLR; encoded by the coding sequence ATGTTTCTTGAACATGTCACCCGTGACGGAGAGCGCTGGGACGCTCTCGCATGGCAGTACTATGGCGACCCTCTGGGTTATCCCCGAATTATCGCCGCTAACCCGCATGTGGCCATCACGCCGGTGCTGCCCTCCGGGTTGTTGCTATTGATTCCGGTTATCGAGGCTACCGATGCCAGTACAGAAGAGGATATTGCCCCATGGCTGAGGTAA
- a CDS encoding phage tail protein: MFAVLGDIEFELITYWDGFEATFGVDYAEHARIEGKPGLQFVGDKLDEIQISLVFHQHYCVPDVELARLRTAMKAHQALALVFGNGDYRGWFVITDVTATSEQTDSTGNVLAVNATASLREYIGDPKNPLQPPAIRTQVPGVGAVSGAVPSPSGVAQYVRDGVNYAKQAQSVLQTTISAVRVAQKMKDNPAVALTRVPGLMSGLGNVSGALGQSVPAFNALSESMPDAVSLARATSDAATYVQQAQWTLNGVDGSNIAAALDAVSGQLNSASTTFTRMSPGLSTMAAKILARSV, encoded by the coding sequence ATGTTTGCTGTACTGGGTGATATTGAGTTTGAACTGATTACCTACTGGGACGGCTTCGAAGCGACATTCGGCGTCGATTATGCCGAACATGCCCGCATCGAAGGCAAGCCCGGCCTGCAGTTCGTCGGCGATAAGCTGGACGAAATCCAGATAAGCCTGGTCTTCCATCAGCATTATTGTGTGCCCGACGTGGAGCTGGCACGACTGCGAACGGCCATGAAAGCCCATCAGGCGCTGGCGCTGGTCTTCGGGAATGGTGACTATCGCGGCTGGTTCGTCATTACCGACGTGACCGCGACCAGCGAACAGACCGACAGCACCGGCAATGTGCTGGCCGTCAACGCCACTGCATCGCTGCGGGAGTATATCGGCGACCCGAAGAACCCGCTGCAGCCGCCTGCAATACGCACGCAGGTTCCCGGCGTCGGGGCGGTTTCGGGTGCCGTTCCTTCACCTTCCGGGGTGGCACAGTACGTCCGCGACGGCGTCAATTATGCCAAACAAGCGCAGTCCGTTCTCCAGACCACCATCAGCGCCGTTCGGGTCGCACAGAAAATGAAGGATAACCCAGCTGTCGCGCTGACCCGCGTGCCGGGGCTGATGAGCGGACTGGGCAACGTGTCCGGGGCATTAGGTCAAAGCGTTCCGGCATTTAATGCGCTCTCAGAATCCATGCCTGATGCCGTCAGTCTGGCCAGAGCCACCAGTGATGCGGCCACGTATGTGCAACAGGCCCAGTGGACGCTGAATGGCGTTGACGGCAGCAATATCGCTGCGGCGCTGGATGCTGTTTCCGGGCAGCTTAACTCCGCCAGCACCACCTTCACCCGCATGTCGCCGGGGTTAAGCACTATGGCAGCCAAAATACTGGCGAGGAGTGTGTGA
- a CDS encoding phage baseplate assembly protein V codes for MSVVTRQVGTVSAVDADKVQARVRLPECDNLRTNWLNVLQRNTQNNKDYWLPDVGEQVEVLLDANGEDGVILGAVYSEVDKPPFSDKNVRGTKYADGAEFSYNRETHTLTVKGGIEYVVIEVAVGISLKGKTIDLTADTTTVNGNLEINGNAHSTGSMLSDGDNSNHHSH; via the coding sequence ATGTCTGTTGTCACCCGTCAGGTCGGTACGGTCAGCGCCGTCGATGCCGACAAGGTTCAGGCCCGCGTGCGTCTGCCTGAGTGCGATAACCTGCGCACCAACTGGCTCAACGTGCTGCAGCGCAATACCCAGAACAACAAAGATTACTGGCTCCCTGACGTGGGGGAGCAGGTTGAGGTGCTGCTTGATGCTAACGGCGAGGATGGTGTCATTCTGGGGGCGGTGTACTCAGAAGTCGATAAACCGCCGTTCAGCGACAAAAACGTCCGGGGCACGAAATACGCTGATGGCGCAGAGTTCAGCTATAACCGCGAGACCCATACGCTGACGGTCAAAGGTGGTATCGAGTATGTGGTGATCGAAGTTGCGGTGGGTATCAGCCTGAAGGGGAAAACCATTGATTTGACCGCTGACACCACCACGGTGAACGGAAACCTTGAAATCAACGGGAACGCCCACTCAACCGGCAGCATGCTGTCAGACGGCGATAACTCCAACCACCACTCCCACTGA
- a CDS encoding contractile injection system protein, VgrG/Pvc8 family has protein sequence MAEVNSTTQAASALTGISDVLSPVFTLWYLQKNITNDIAPYVTRVTYSDNIKSESDTIEVELDDTDGRWLDKWYPGKGDTLTLKMGYQGEKLLSCGTFSIDEIEVSSPASVVAIRGVATSVNNALRTKSSRGFESTTLAAIAGRIAKKHQLKLVGSIESIKIDRVTQYAETDVGFLRRLASEYGYAVKVVSDQLIFSHLATLRGQEPVKQLKPQDVARFSLRDTINRVYKSAKVKHQKSSSKKLIAYEVAGGIRESDSQVKLAKVTSADSLKVNSRVSDPDSAKIKADSALASHNEYQQNGSLTLMGTPQLTAGNKIELVGFGQLSGPWLITTARHAFDRNSGYITELEVARGPVTQGKATKGKKTGKTQTLTVYNYDGTTSTVIKGDK, from the coding sequence ATGGCTGAGGTAAACAGCACCACACAGGCCGCTTCAGCGTTGACCGGCATCAGCGACGTTCTGAGTCCGGTGTTCACCCTGTGGTACCTGCAGAAGAACATCACTAACGATATCGCACCTTATGTCACCCGCGTGACCTACAGCGATAACATCAAAAGCGAGTCCGATACCATTGAGGTGGAGCTGGACGACACCGATGGTCGCTGGCTGGATAAGTGGTATCCGGGCAAGGGTGACACGCTGACGCTGAAGATGGGCTATCAGGGCGAGAAACTGCTGTCCTGCGGTACATTCTCGATAGACGAGATCGAAGTGAGTTCGCCCGCGTCTGTTGTCGCTATCCGGGGCGTGGCCACATCGGTTAACAACGCCTTACGGACTAAATCCAGTCGCGGCTTTGAGAGCACCACGCTGGCCGCTATTGCCGGACGTATCGCCAAAAAGCATCAGCTGAAGCTGGTTGGCAGCATTGAATCCATCAAAATTGACCGTGTAACGCAGTACGCTGAAACGGACGTTGGCTTCCTGCGGCGGCTGGCCAGTGAGTATGGCTATGCGGTGAAGGTCGTCAGTGACCAGCTGATTTTCTCCCATCTGGCCACGCTTCGTGGACAGGAGCCGGTTAAGCAACTGAAACCGCAGGATGTCGCCCGCTTTTCCCTGCGCGACACCATCAACCGGGTCTACAAGTCCGCAAAGGTGAAACACCAGAAGAGCAGCAGTAAAAAGTTGATCGCCTACGAAGTTGCCGGTGGCATTAGAGAAAGTGACAGTCAGGTAAAACTTGCAAAGGTCACCAGCGCCGACTCACTGAAGGTCAACAGCCGCGTCAGCGACCCTGATAGCGCAAAAATCAAGGCGGACTCTGCACTGGCCAGCCATAACGAATATCAGCAGAACGGCTCCCTGACGTTAATGGGCACGCCACAGCTGACAGCGGGCAACAAAATTGAACTGGTGGGTTTTGGTCAGTTATCAGGGCCATGGCTGATAACCACTGCCCGCCATGCGTTTGACCGTAACAGCGGCTACATTACAGAACTGGAGGTGGCTCGAGGGCCTGTCACGCAGGGCAAGGCCACGAAAGGTAAAAAGACCGGCAAGACTCAGACGCTCACCGTCTACAACTACGATGGCACCACATCAACGGTAATAAAGGGAGATAAGTAA